From one Anoplolepis gracilipes chromosome 10, ASM4749672v1, whole genome shotgun sequence genomic stretch:
- the Bsf gene encoding leucine-rich PPR motif-containing protein, mitochondrial, translating to MIETDKMLQLRRYMTLLRAGAKSRVVRSHHSLSSSSRETSNLATLEGYISRYVHHSLSPLQTHLRPCGNYTVTCIRTFGTTVSQSSVDDIDHKLMSLCDDVKKGQVSLDSLKEVIRLCNETDYQLHHDTGVLLLKCCGNLLSYLETTERQHLVDQVWHLAKRNSEGLTLEYYNTLLDVYIQNLISVDPKKFLADMSVEPDKNTYKLLLNAVAKMHNSNHLQDIISLMQEKNVIFDEDVFNALVQVYATSDNIAQAEHMITLMHDAKLSTDKAYTELACGYAKLGDIPNLVKILNDEPQSDTNLLRLIKVLSISGNGRHIPVILNFLMASAPAIKSQIFKTIVELVRVNRTRDAHMIINCFAMNNTTKDIAKSFVNSFLNELVILNVPVNDITKYATDFVDSGCEPLALTNVAESGLKLGRENLCLAIFTAMTEKNIEIRPHYYWPLLTRTHCNQGEAKIFSLVKFMVDTGVELDYDTLSNYVYPYVNTSNPTTTMHKIMINGVPSSIAYTPLIGFLLSHNRMQDVKSLCTFNRQYKLHYKELIKPLVRAYIATKDIETCVSLLMVSSQSQNYIAVFLKMLSDKRLVSVKDLQIFLEEFKKCEAKISEPDATILKNNLSNVNFSDEEDIITMKLIDSLVDPNLKEKSLSFMTHPKYMNTKELACLLVELKSKNLPTRNILRRLLEAYCSENNLKKAEEIKREFDACQYEWTPGMKLFLFELYVKHKLKEAEALLSNLQTFDNLHIDDIKILMFAIALVKADKPKKAFEIITKINNINFKTDGQRYCHILLQTLAESPYHSQTKDMLNLLLEKKYCNITTELLRPLVAIPLERNDIQGTIDIFTLCAKNHKKTPLALEILTALLQQKNSAKLQNAEVYIEKVYSTLIKFYGTDIANTILVLALATLDKTQELQTILQNHRISMKTLFHYFNYARRSTKTGSLLNLFKAIPDSSNLNQLTLSEMLLSIYNKTGDYNNAIELWKLMCAKNIKPSEQFRNTFIKFLQANKVPLPAEFEQNNDKINVNN from the exons ATGATTGAAACCGACAAGATGCTGCAGCTGAGAAGGTACATGACACTTCTTAGAGCCGGTGCGAAATCGCGCGTTGTCCGTTCGCACCATTCGTTGTCATCATCGTCACGCGAAACGTCAAATCTCGCGACGCTTGAAGGTTATATTTCCCGGTACGTGCATCACAGCCTGTCTCCACTGCAAACCCACTTGCGACCCTGTGGAAATTACACTGTGACATGCATCAGGACGTTCGGCACGACAGTCTCGCAATCGTCGGTCGACGACATCGATCATAAATTGATGTCATTGTGCGACGACGTTAAAAAAGGCCAGGTATCATTGGATAGTTTGAAGGAGGTTATTAGATTATGCAACGAAACCGATTATCAGCTGCATCACGACACCGGGGTGTTGTTGCTCAAGTGCTGCGGCAATCTGTTGTCCTATCTGGAAACTACCGAGAGGCAACATCTAGTGGATcag GTATGGCATCTTGCAAAGAGAAACAGCGAAGGACTGACGTTGGAGTATTATAATACTCTATTGGatgtttatatacaaaatttgatttctgtGGATCCTAAAAAGTTTCTAGCCGACATGAGTGTGGAGCCAGATAAGAACACTTATAAGTTGCTGTTGAATGCAGTCGCAAAGATGCATAACAGCAATCATCTACAGGATATCATATCTTTGATGCAGGAGAAGAATGTCATCTTCGATGAAGATGTGTTTAATGCTTTGGTACAAGTTTATGCAACCAGTGACAATATCGCTCAAGCAGAACACATGATAACACTCATGCACGATGCGAAGCTATCTACGGACAAAGCATACACAGAGCTGGCATGTGGATACGCGAAACTCGGTGATATTCCGAATCTGGTTAAAATATTGAACGATGAACCACAAAGCGACACGAATCTTCTGAGATTGATAAAAGTTCTGAGCATATCCGGTAACGGTAGGCACATCCCTGTTATTCTGAATTTTCTGATGGCTTCTGCACCAGCTATCAAATCACAGATTTTTAAGACGATAGTAGAACTGGTACGTGTTAATCGAACCAGGGATGCacatatgattataaattgttttgctATGAATAATACGACGAAGGATATTGCGAAAAGTTTTGTAAATAGTTTCCTGAACGAATTAGTCATATTAAATGTACCAGTTAATGATATTACGAAATATGCGACAGATTTCGTGGATTCTGGTTGCGAACCGCTGGCATTGACCAATGTAGCGGAATCTGGTTTAAAGCTTGGTAGAGAAAATTTATGCCTTGCGATATTCACAGCAATGACAGAAAAGAATATAGAGATACGACCGCATTATTATTGGCCTTTATTAACAAGAACGCATTGCAATCAGGGAGAGGCTAAGATATTCTCACTTGTAAAGTTTATGGTAGACACAGGGGTGGAGTTGGACTATGATACATTGTCGAATTACGTATATCCCTATGTAAACACTTCAAATCCGACCACTactatgcataaaataatgattaatggcGTACCTAGTTCTATCGCATATACGCCTTTGATAGGTTTTCTGTTGTCTCACAATCGGATGCAAGACGTAAAATcattatgtacatttaataGGCAATATAAACTACATTACAAAGAATTGATAAAACCCCTAGTGCGCGCTTATATTGCTACGAAGGATATCGAGACATGCGTATCGTTACTGATGGTATCTTCGCAGAGTCAAAATTACATTGCTgtgtttttgaaaatgttgAGCGATAAACGTTTGGTCTCAGTGAAagatttgcaaattttcttggaagaatttaaaaaatgcgaaGCTAAAATATCAGAACCAGATGCGACTATTCTCAAAAATAATCTATCGAATGTAAATTTCAGTGATGAGGAAGACATAATCACAATGAAGCTAATAGACAGTTTAGTGGATCCtaatctaaaagaaaaatcgcTTTCGTTCATGACTCAtccaaaatatatgaatactaAGGAGCTAGCTTGTCTTCTGGTCGAGTTGAAGAGCAAAAATTTGCCAACCAGAAACATTCTGCGTCGATTACTAGAGGCGTATTGTTCCGAGAACAATTTAAAGAAAGCTGAGGAAATAAAACGAGAGTTCGATGCGTGTCAATACGAATGGACACCCGGGatgaaattatttctgttCGAACTATATGTTAAACATAAACTGAAGGAGGCCGAGGCATTGCTATCAAATCTGCAGACGTTTGACAATTTACATATAGATGACATCAAGATTTTGATGTTTGCTATCGCATTGGTGAAGGCAGATAAACCCAAGAAAGCGtttgaaattattactaaaatcaataatattaattttaaaacagacGGACAGAGATATTGTCACATACTTTTGCAAACGTTAGCAGAGAGTCCATATCACTCTCAAACAAAAGATATGTTGAATCTACTCCTCGAGAAGAAGTATTGCAATATAACTACCGAGCTATTGAGGCCGTTGGTGGCGATACCGTTAGAAAGGAATGACATTCAGGGCACCATAGATATATTTACTCTATGCGCCAAAAATCACAAAAAGACACCACTAGCATTGGAAATTTTGACGGCATTGCTGCAGCAGAAAAACAGTGCAAAATTGCAAAACGCAGAAGTTTACATAGAAAAGGTGTACAGTACACTAATTAAGTTCTATGGCACAGATATAGCAAACACAATACTAGTGTTAGCACTGGCGACATTGGATAAAACGCAGGAACTGCAAACTATATTGCAG AATCATAGAATTTCCATGAAGACCCTTTTCCACTATTTCAATTATGCACGAAGGAGCACTAAGACAGGTAGCTTATTGAATCTCTTCAAAGCGATTCCAGACTCGAGCAATTTAAACCAACTTACATTAAGTGAAATGCTCCTTTCCATTTACA ATAAAACAGGAGATTACAATAATGCAATAGAGCTTTGGAAGCTAATGTGTGCGAAGAATATTAAGCCCAGTGAACAATTCAGGAATACTTTCATTAAGTTTCTGCAGGCAAATAAAGTTCCACTCCCTGCAGAGTTTGAAcagaataatgataaaataaatgttaataattag
- the LOC140670421 gene encoding intraflagellar transport protein 74 homolog isoform X1 translates to MMDPEKNSASKINERPITRWRREPEEAPSTSSNKIDRPPTGIVRPQTKYERPRSRRGHKDDSSEYASSATFRSATPGRLALARPPSASFLSNRAPTAGLTRMGSGLNRSGTGLATAKPFNVSMVDRPITQHGIAGMRPGTTRGLPMTRQIQDKRYYEGLLQLKIRELSQEIGKIMKDIEVQNKEKATFLHYDKRAKSLAAELTSLQTELADYNLVVDKMTLDVDKEEIEQEAKELALMNERKSAEVERMFEQRKEMEQKLHKMEKDIENERKRTEHIIENMDPHTREKYDDLLRQRTELQEQTQQMQRELDLLSKEQVQLEEQIALSQLKQEAVKLQVRIIEAEEKRDKLREEEGKRLSPEDEKEQLLQKIKRDNTDIAATEAQIIEKEKKVMELEQQLEQMETDMEDNHSEKQAKYQELRKREEMMEEFMSTYEQSKQEEMEKLEKLEREIVDKLEAVTNTVENKDLTEAEEAAILRDKFSYNDYEAAHRDDDFEELKKDYATMQQTFNRLRILEERLQLESKQLKEKLKKQQSELTVLEDLDGLKTRNELERDELIAEREGLETEETICEDELKSLQTEYNELKERLEKYPAYPEISNLEEKLEKLKEDNKKSEEFIIKEKERVNYESLKEKAFKLINDYSVTLQENLKSLH, encoded by the exons ATG ATGGATCCCGAGAAGAACAGTGCCAGTAAAATCAACGAACGACCGATCACCCGCTGGCGACGTGAGCCGGAAGAAGCACCCAGCACCTCGTCGAACAAAATCGACAGACCGCCGACAGGTATTGTGAGACCTCAGACCAAGTACGAGCGACCAAGGTCACGTCGAGGACACAAGGATGATTCGTCAGAATATGCCAGCTCGGCTACCTTCCGTTCGGCAACGCCAGGGCGTCTTGCCCTGGCGAGACCACCGTCGGCGTCTTTTCTATCCAATCGTGCACCAACTGCAGGCCTTACTAGAATGGGCTCCGGACTGAATCGTTCCGGCACCGGACTGGCGACTGCCAAGCCATTTAATGTCAGCATGGTTGACAGGCCGATTACGCAACACGGGATAGCGGGTATGCGACCGGGTACCACCAGAGGTTTACCGATGACAAG gCAAATTCAAGACAAGAGATACTACGAGGGCctgttacaattaaaaatacgaGAATTGTCACAGGAAATCGGGAAGATAATGAAAGATATTGAGGTGCAAAATAAGGAGAAGGCCACCTTTCTGCATTACGACAAGAGAGCCAAAAGTTTGGCTGCGGAATTAACTAGTCTGCAGACCGAATTAGCAGACTACAATCTTGTCGTGGATAAAATGACTTTAGATGTTGATAAGGAAGAGATCGAGCAAGAAGCTAAAGAGTTGGCGTTGATGAACGAGCGCAAGAGTGCGGAGGTCGAGAGGATGTTTGAGCAACGGAAAGAGATGGAACAGAAACTTCACAAGATGGAGAAGGATATCGAGAATGAAAGGAAGAGAACAGAACACATTATCGAGAATATGGATCCGCATACGAGGGAGAAATATGATGATTTGCTTCGACAGAGGACAGAATTGCAGGAGCAAACGCAACAGATGCAACGCGAGTTGGATCTGTTGTCAAAGGAACAAGTTCAATTAGAAGAACAAATAGCGCTATCCCAGCTGAAGCAAGAAGCGGTGAAGCTGCAGGTGAGGATCATCGAAGCAGAGGAGAAGCGGGACAAGTTGCGGGAGGAAGAGGGCAAGAGATTATCGCCAGAGGATGAGAAGGAACAACTTTTACAAAAGATCAAGCGTGACAACACCGATATCGCCGCGACAGAGGCGCAAATAAtagagaaggagaagaaggTGATGGAACTGGAGCAGCAATTAGAGCAGATGGAAACAGATATGGAGGATAATCATTCGGAAAAACAAGCAAAGTATCAGGAATTGCGAAAGCGTGAGGAGATGATGGAGGAGTTTATGTCCACGTACGAGCAAAGTAAGCAGGAGGAAATGGAAAAGCTGGAGAAACTCGAACGAGAGATCGTCGACAAGTTAGAAGCTGTGACGAATACAGTGGAGAATAAAGATCTGACAGAAGCCGAAGAGGCGGCTATTTTACGCGACAAATTCTCGTACAACGATTACGAGGCCGCACATCGCGATGACGACTTCGAGGAGTTGAAAAAGGACTATGCGACCATGCAACAAACATTCAATAGGCTGAGGATCCTGGAGGAAAGACTGCAGTTGGAGTCCAAGCAGTTGAAAGAGAAACTGAAAAAACAACAGAGTGAGTTGACCGTTCTAGAAGATCTGGACGGCTTGAAAACGCGAAATGAACTTGAGCGAGATGAATTAATTGCCGAACGTGAAGGACTTGAGACCGAGGAAACGATTTGCGAGGACGAGCTCAAATCACTGCAAACAGAATACAACGAGCTTAAAGAGCGATTAGAGAAATATCCGGCTTATCCTGAGATCAGTAACTTAGaggaaaaattagaaaaactaaaagaagataataaaaagagcgaagaatttataatcaaGGAAAAGGAACGCGTTAATTATGAGTCGCTTAAAGAGAAAGCTTTTAAACTGATTAATGATTATAGTGTGACACTTcaagagaatttaaaatctcTTCATTAA
- the LOC140670421 gene encoding intraflagellar transport protein 74 homolog isoform X2, producing the protein MDPEKNSASKINERPITRWRREPEEAPSTSSNKIDRPPTGIVRPQTKYERPRSRRGHKDDSSEYASSATFRSATPGRLALARPPSASFLSNRAPTAGLTRMGSGLNRSGTGLATAKPFNVSMVDRPITQHGIAGMRPGTTRGLPMTRQIQDKRYYEGLLQLKIRELSQEIGKIMKDIEVQNKEKATFLHYDKRAKSLAAELTSLQTELADYNLVVDKMTLDVDKEEIEQEAKELALMNERKSAEVERMFEQRKEMEQKLHKMEKDIENERKRTEHIIENMDPHTREKYDDLLRQRTELQEQTQQMQRELDLLSKEQVQLEEQIALSQLKQEAVKLQVRIIEAEEKRDKLREEEGKRLSPEDEKEQLLQKIKRDNTDIAATEAQIIEKEKKVMELEQQLEQMETDMEDNHSEKQAKYQELRKREEMMEEFMSTYEQSKQEEMEKLEKLEREIVDKLEAVTNTVENKDLTEAEEAAILRDKFSYNDYEAAHRDDDFEELKKDYATMQQTFNRLRILEERLQLESKQLKEKLKKQQSELTVLEDLDGLKTRNELERDELIAEREGLETEETICEDELKSLQTEYNELKERLEKYPAYPEISNLEEKLEKLKEDNKKSEEFIIKEKERVNYESLKEKAFKLINDYSVTLQENLKSLH; encoded by the exons ATGGATCCCGAGAAGAACAGTGCCAGTAAAATCAACGAACGACCGATCACCCGCTGGCGACGTGAGCCGGAAGAAGCACCCAGCACCTCGTCGAACAAAATCGACAGACCGCCGACAGGTATTGTGAGACCTCAGACCAAGTACGAGCGACCAAGGTCACGTCGAGGACACAAGGATGATTCGTCAGAATATGCCAGCTCGGCTACCTTCCGTTCGGCAACGCCAGGGCGTCTTGCCCTGGCGAGACCACCGTCGGCGTCTTTTCTATCCAATCGTGCACCAACTGCAGGCCTTACTAGAATGGGCTCCGGACTGAATCGTTCCGGCACCGGACTGGCGACTGCCAAGCCATTTAATGTCAGCATGGTTGACAGGCCGATTACGCAACACGGGATAGCGGGTATGCGACCGGGTACCACCAGAGGTTTACCGATGACAAG gCAAATTCAAGACAAGAGATACTACGAGGGCctgttacaattaaaaatacgaGAATTGTCACAGGAAATCGGGAAGATAATGAAAGATATTGAGGTGCAAAATAAGGAGAAGGCCACCTTTCTGCATTACGACAAGAGAGCCAAAAGTTTGGCTGCGGAATTAACTAGTCTGCAGACCGAATTAGCAGACTACAATCTTGTCGTGGATAAAATGACTTTAGATGTTGATAAGGAAGAGATCGAGCAAGAAGCTAAAGAGTTGGCGTTGATGAACGAGCGCAAGAGTGCGGAGGTCGAGAGGATGTTTGAGCAACGGAAAGAGATGGAACAGAAACTTCACAAGATGGAGAAGGATATCGAGAATGAAAGGAAGAGAACAGAACACATTATCGAGAATATGGATCCGCATACGAGGGAGAAATATGATGATTTGCTTCGACAGAGGACAGAATTGCAGGAGCAAACGCAACAGATGCAACGCGAGTTGGATCTGTTGTCAAAGGAACAAGTTCAATTAGAAGAACAAATAGCGCTATCCCAGCTGAAGCAAGAAGCGGTGAAGCTGCAGGTGAGGATCATCGAAGCAGAGGAGAAGCGGGACAAGTTGCGGGAGGAAGAGGGCAAGAGATTATCGCCAGAGGATGAGAAGGAACAACTTTTACAAAAGATCAAGCGTGACAACACCGATATCGCCGCGACAGAGGCGCAAATAAtagagaaggagaagaaggTGATGGAACTGGAGCAGCAATTAGAGCAGATGGAAACAGATATGGAGGATAATCATTCGGAAAAACAAGCAAAGTATCAGGAATTGCGAAAGCGTGAGGAGATGATGGAGGAGTTTATGTCCACGTACGAGCAAAGTAAGCAGGAGGAAATGGAAAAGCTGGAGAAACTCGAACGAGAGATCGTCGACAAGTTAGAAGCTGTGACGAATACAGTGGAGAATAAAGATCTGACAGAAGCCGAAGAGGCGGCTATTTTACGCGACAAATTCTCGTACAACGATTACGAGGCCGCACATCGCGATGACGACTTCGAGGAGTTGAAAAAGGACTATGCGACCATGCAACAAACATTCAATAGGCTGAGGATCCTGGAGGAAAGACTGCAGTTGGAGTCCAAGCAGTTGAAAGAGAAACTGAAAAAACAACAGAGTGAGTTGACCGTTCTAGAAGATCTGGACGGCTTGAAAACGCGAAATGAACTTGAGCGAGATGAATTAATTGCCGAACGTGAAGGACTTGAGACCGAGGAAACGATTTGCGAGGACGAGCTCAAATCACTGCAAACAGAATACAACGAGCTTAAAGAGCGATTAGAGAAATATCCGGCTTATCCTGAGATCAGTAACTTAGaggaaaaattagaaaaactaaaagaagataataaaaagagcgaagaatttataatcaaGGAAAAGGAACGCGTTAATTATGAGTCGCTTAAAGAGAAAGCTTTTAAACTGATTAATGATTATAGTGTGACACTTcaagagaatttaaaatctcTTCATTAA
- the LOC140670421 gene encoding intraflagellar transport protein 74 homolog isoform X3, translating into MSSVTMDPEKNSASKINERPITRWRREPEEAPSTSSNKIDRPPTGIVRPQTKYERPRSRRGHKDDSSEYASSATFRSATPGRLALARPPSASFLSNRAPTAGLTRMGSGLNRSGTGLATAKPFNVSMVDRPITQHGIAGMRPGTTRGLPMTRQIQDKRYYEGLLQLKIRELSQEIGKIMKDIEVQNKEKATFLHYDKRAKSLAAELTSLQTELADYNLVVDKMTLDVDKEEIEQEAKELALMNERKSAEVERMFEQRKEMEQKLHKMEKDIENERKRTEHIIENMDPHTREKYDDLLRQRTELQEQTQQMQRELDLLSKEQVQLEEQIALSQLKQEAVKLQVRIIEAEEKRDKLREEEGKRLSPEDEKEQLLQKIKRDNTDIAATEAQIIEKEKKVMELEQQLEQMETDMEDNHSEKQAKYQELRKREEMMEEFMSTYEQSKQEEMEKLEKLEREIVDKLEAVTNTVENKDLTEAEEAAILRDKFSYNDYEAAHRDDDFEELKKDYATMQQTFNRLRILEERLQLESKQLKEKLKKQQSELTVLEDLDGLKTRNELERDELIAEREGLETEETICEDELKSLQTEYNELKERLEKYPAYPEISNLEEKLEKLKEDNKKSEEFIIKEKERVNYESLKEKAFKLINDYSVTLQENLKSLH; encoded by the exons ATGTCATCGGTCACT ATGGATCCCGAGAAGAACAGTGCCAGTAAAATCAACGAACGACCGATCACCCGCTGGCGACGTGAGCCGGAAGAAGCACCCAGCACCTCGTCGAACAAAATCGACAGACCGCCGACAGGTATTGTGAGACCTCAGACCAAGTACGAGCGACCAAGGTCACGTCGAGGACACAAGGATGATTCGTCAGAATATGCCAGCTCGGCTACCTTCCGTTCGGCAACGCCAGGGCGTCTTGCCCTGGCGAGACCACCGTCGGCGTCTTTTCTATCCAATCGTGCACCAACTGCAGGCCTTACTAGAATGGGCTCCGGACTGAATCGTTCCGGCACCGGACTGGCGACTGCCAAGCCATTTAATGTCAGCATGGTTGACAGGCCGATTACGCAACACGGGATAGCGGGTATGCGACCGGGTACCACCAGAGGTTTACCGATGACAAG gCAAATTCAAGACAAGAGATACTACGAGGGCctgttacaattaaaaatacgaGAATTGTCACAGGAAATCGGGAAGATAATGAAAGATATTGAGGTGCAAAATAAGGAGAAGGCCACCTTTCTGCATTACGACAAGAGAGCCAAAAGTTTGGCTGCGGAATTAACTAGTCTGCAGACCGAATTAGCAGACTACAATCTTGTCGTGGATAAAATGACTTTAGATGTTGATAAGGAAGAGATCGAGCAAGAAGCTAAAGAGTTGGCGTTGATGAACGAGCGCAAGAGTGCGGAGGTCGAGAGGATGTTTGAGCAACGGAAAGAGATGGAACAGAAACTTCACAAGATGGAGAAGGATATCGAGAATGAAAGGAAGAGAACAGAACACATTATCGAGAATATGGATCCGCATACGAGGGAGAAATATGATGATTTGCTTCGACAGAGGACAGAATTGCAGGAGCAAACGCAACAGATGCAACGCGAGTTGGATCTGTTGTCAAAGGAACAAGTTCAATTAGAAGAACAAATAGCGCTATCCCAGCTGAAGCAAGAAGCGGTGAAGCTGCAGGTGAGGATCATCGAAGCAGAGGAGAAGCGGGACAAGTTGCGGGAGGAAGAGGGCAAGAGATTATCGCCAGAGGATGAGAAGGAACAACTTTTACAAAAGATCAAGCGTGACAACACCGATATCGCCGCGACAGAGGCGCAAATAAtagagaaggagaagaaggTGATGGAACTGGAGCAGCAATTAGAGCAGATGGAAACAGATATGGAGGATAATCATTCGGAAAAACAAGCAAAGTATCAGGAATTGCGAAAGCGTGAGGAGATGATGGAGGAGTTTATGTCCACGTACGAGCAAAGTAAGCAGGAGGAAATGGAAAAGCTGGAGAAACTCGAACGAGAGATCGTCGACAAGTTAGAAGCTGTGACGAATACAGTGGAGAATAAAGATCTGACAGAAGCCGAAGAGGCGGCTATTTTACGCGACAAATTCTCGTACAACGATTACGAGGCCGCACATCGCGATGACGACTTCGAGGAGTTGAAAAAGGACTATGCGACCATGCAACAAACATTCAATAGGCTGAGGATCCTGGAGGAAAGACTGCAGTTGGAGTCCAAGCAGTTGAAAGAGAAACTGAAAAAACAACAGAGTGAGTTGACCGTTCTAGAAGATCTGGACGGCTTGAAAACGCGAAATGAACTTGAGCGAGATGAATTAATTGCCGAACGTGAAGGACTTGAGACCGAGGAAACGATTTGCGAGGACGAGCTCAAATCACTGCAAACAGAATACAACGAGCTTAAAGAGCGATTAGAGAAATATCCGGCTTATCCTGAGATCAGTAACTTAGaggaaaaattagaaaaactaaaagaagataataaaaagagcgaagaatttataatcaaGGAAAAGGAACGCGTTAATTATGAGTCGCTTAAAGAGAAAGCTTTTAAACTGATTAATGATTATAGTGTGACACTTcaagagaatttaaaatctcTTCATTAA